One window from the genome of bacterium encodes:
- the rpsJ gene encoding 30S ribosomal protein S10, whose translation MTCSHREDRLKTSAAKISVKRMACDHRIFNQSVKDIVDVARRSGIRTSAKRTLSMVLRSPNVDKKSREQFALRTHKRLIETSNPTAEWIDAMMTLEVPAGVKLEIKRA comes from the coding sequence ATGACGTGCTCACATCGAGAAGACCGCCTCAAGACAAGCGCAGCGAAGATCAGTGTAAAGCGCATGGCGTGCGACCACCGAATCTTTAACCAGAGCGTCAAGGATATCGTTGACGTCGCGAGGCGTAGCGGAATCCGGACCTCAGCCAAGCGTACGCTCTCCATGGTGCTCCGTTCGCCTAACGTCGACAAGAAGTCCCGCGAGCAGTTCGCACTCAGGACGCACAAACGCCTGATTGAGACCAGCAACCCCACAGCGGAATGGATAGACGCCATGATGACGCTTGAAGTGCCGGCTGGCGTCAAACTGGAGATCAAGCGAGCATGA
- a CDS encoding sensor histidine kinase, translating into MIEDRGTAGQRQYRSTGDRPDHYSLDADVQAKHLATFKFSKEIIWRLGEELNAGPDQSILELVKNAYDADASTCTVQLTDTARPGGDVVIMDDGQGMDGGEIQDGWLVLGRSRKDANERTKRGRIPAGSKGLGRLAAMRMGRRASLLSFPASQPGVAYRLDIDWARFDSVELADEVTLTVERTLTGTTQNKGTVIRLAGLRQALSEKEVEALARSLILLSSPFGPEKSGFRPILDAPEYGEMERLVERGYFSQADLRLVAKVNKLGRVSAKVVDWRGHLVYRGRHSEIAGSDGQIAYHCPPATFELWMFLLKRASFGVHRSAPAAVKEWLRRFGGVHLYHNGLRVNPYGNSGNDWLDMNLSRVRSPEERPSTNNSIGRVMVEETGNLLVQKTDRSGFIESDAFSELSRFATDSLEWMARLRLRDAEKRRQRTRAEARFTSAKAKEVLEAALSSVPSGTRATIQRSLASYERARDSETATLRKEVQLYRTLSTAGITAATFAHESTGNPLKVLENSINTIANRAQSVVRDYASVLAPAVERAKAATKALKVLGSVTLSLIDSEKRRPQDVPVDTVVRAVAQAYAPFMEERDLTLDLTLACGDVTVESSEAAVESIVANLLNNSIYWLENLPRGKAQIRVETKLMEAGVELSIQDNGPGLRRVSPEDVWLPGVTTKKNGTGLGLTIVRDAVVDLGGSVEARSRGRMGGAEFTVFLPVSAKEVRR; encoded by the coding sequence ATGATTGAAGATCGCGGTACAGCCGGTCAACGACAGTATAGGTCTACTGGCGATCGCCCGGACCACTACTCCCTCGACGCAGACGTTCAAGCCAAACATCTGGCGACTTTCAAGTTCTCAAAGGAAATCATATGGCGACTGGGCGAGGAACTGAACGCGGGGCCAGACCAGAGCATCCTGGAGCTTGTGAAGAACGCATACGATGCCGACGCGTCGACCTGCACCGTTCAGCTGACCGACACGGCTCGGCCGGGCGGAGACGTAGTCATCATGGACGATGGCCAGGGAATGGACGGCGGCGAGATACAGGACGGCTGGCTCGTCCTGGGCCGGTCACGCAAAGACGCCAACGAGCGTACGAAGAGAGGGCGGATACCGGCCGGAAGCAAGGGTCTAGGTCGACTGGCGGCAATGCGCATGGGTCGCCGGGCGTCGTTGCTGAGCTTCCCGGCCAGCCAACCAGGTGTTGCCTACCGGCTTGATATCGACTGGGCGAGATTCGATTCAGTAGAGCTGGCCGACGAAGTCACGCTGACTGTAGAGAGGACGCTCACGGGAACTACTCAAAACAAAGGCACTGTCATCCGACTTGCCGGTCTGAGACAGGCGTTGAGCGAGAAGGAAGTCGAGGCCTTGGCTAGATCCCTGATTCTGCTGTCGTCTCCGTTTGGTCCCGAGAAAAGCGGGTTCCGTCCCATTCTGGATGCTCCGGAATATGGGGAGATGGAGCGACTCGTGGAGCGCGGGTACTTCAGCCAGGCTGACCTCCGGCTCGTGGCGAAGGTCAACAAGCTAGGCAGGGTCAGTGCCAAAGTCGTGGACTGGCGGGGACACCTAGTCTACCGAGGCCGGCATTCGGAGATCGCGGGTAGCGATGGGCAGATAGCATACCATTGTCCACCTGCCACGTTCGAACTCTGGATGTTCCTTTTGAAACGAGCCTCGTTTGGAGTCCACAGATCTGCGCCTGCCGCCGTGAAAGAGTGGCTTCGACGCTTCGGTGGCGTTCACCTGTATCACAACGGGTTACGCGTGAACCCATACGGCAACTCTGGGAACGACTGGCTCGACATGAACCTCTCGCGCGTCCGCAGCCCGGAAGAACGTCCCTCCACCAACAACAGCATCGGCAGAGTCATGGTAGAAGAAACGGGGAATCTGCTGGTCCAGAAGACGGATCGGTCGGGATTCATCGAGAGCGATGCATTCTCCGAGTTATCTCGTTTTGCCACAGACTCGCTAGAGTGGATGGCTCGTCTTCGTCTGAGAGATGCCGAGAAACGCCGACAGAGAACTAGAGCCGAGGCAAGATTCACGTCCGCCAAGGCGAAGGAAGTGCTGGAGGCGGCCCTGTCAAGTGTCCCGTCAGGCACGCGTGCGACCATCCAACGTTCTCTCGCTTCGTATGAGCGCGCGCGGGATTCGGAAACGGCAACGCTCCGTAAGGAAGTGCAACTGTATCGGACCCTGAGCACGGCCGGAATCACCGCGGCCACATTTGCGCATGAGTCGACGGGTAACCCCTTGAAGGTGCTCGAAAACTCCATCAACACGATCGCGAATAGAGCCCAGTCCGTCGTCCGTGACTACGCCTCGGTTCTTGCACCAGCAGTGGAGCGCGCAAAGGCCGCCACAAAAGCGCTGAAGGTCTTGGGGTCGGTGACCCTCAGTCTGATCGACAGCGAGAAGCGGCGCCCACAGGATGTGCCAGTGGACACGGTTGTCAGAGCGGTTGCGCAAGCCTACGCACCATTCATGGAAGAACGTGACCTGACTTTGGATCTGACGCTTGCGTGCGGCGATGTAACAGTGGAGTCAAGCGAAGCCGCAGTAGAGTCCATCGTCGCGAACCTGCTCAACAACAGCATATACTGGCTGGAGAACTTGCCCCGAGGAAAGGCCCAAATCCGAGTCGAAACAAAACTCATGGAGGCCGGTGTCGAGCTAAGCATCCAGGACAACGGCCCGGGGCTTCGACGCGTGTCCCCAGAAGATGTGTGGCTTCCTGGTGTGACGACCAAGAAGAACGGAACCGGACTCGGACTCACAATTGTCCGCGATGCGGTCGTAGACCTCGGCGGCAGCGTGGAAGCGCGGTCAAGGGGTCGCATGGGCGGCGCGGAATTCACGGTATTCCTACCTGTCTCCGCAAAGGAGGTACGACGATGA